Below is a genomic region from Arcobacter sp. F2176.
TAGCATTTGAAGAACTTGGTATGGAAGCTATATATGAATTTGAGGTTAAAGACATGCCTGTTACTGTAGCTGTTGATACTGAGGGTACTTCTATTCACACTACTGGTCCTGCTAAGTGGAGAACTATTTAAAAATTTAGTACAAAGCGAGAAGCTTTGTACTATTTATTTAAAAAAACATATGGATTTTGAGCTACCATTTTTTTATGACAACTCTTTTTAGTTTCACCTTCATGTGAATGTGAATGACAAGAAGAACTTTTATCTCCTTTATGTTCTTTAACTATTTTTTGAAGTTCATCTATTGATAACTCTTTTAAACTATTAGTTGTATAGTTTTCTAATACCTCATTTGTAGTAACTCTATCATTACCTGCATACAATACTTTTATAGGCGTTTTAGAAATAGCTTCAAAAGGTTTAGAACCCATCTCTTTTATTACTATTGTATCTACGCCTTTTTCATTAAACCAATTAATAAGTTTTGAACCTTTTCCATATGGATTTTCTTCAACACTTAAATTTTTGCCATCAAAAAAAGCAAAATATTTTGCTTTACCAAACAGTGGTGATACCGCTGCATTTTCTTTATTTGTTTTTAGAGGGAATGTAATCATTTTATTGTCCTTTTTATATATTATTTTGTATTAAATCTATATTTTCTTTATATTATGTTCTATCAATTTAAAAGAAATATAAATCACCAGAGGCCAGGAAACAAGCCAAATAATTGAACTTAAATACTCCATTTTAACTCCTAATATTTATGAGTATGAGAATTTTCCATCTCATCTTTAGTTATTTTCACTTTGTCCATTTGATACCAAGCATAAGTTATATATGCCAAAACAAAAGGAACAATTAGTGAAACATAAGACATAGTAGTCAAAGTATAATGACTTCCTGAACTATTTTGAATAGTCAATGAACTTTGAATATCATAAAATGAAGGGTAATATGAAGTTCCATTTAATCCAACATTTAAAAATAAAGCCATTACAGTTAATACGATACCAACACCAGCTGTTTTGATACAACAAGTTTTATTAAAATGAATGGTCATAAAAACTGCAATTATAACCATCAACAAGCCTATTAAGAACATTCCTAAAACTATTGGCATTTCTACAAAATTATATAAATATTTGTACTCTTGATAATATACCAATCCATTATTATCATAAGCAAAACCACTTTTACTCAAAAGTAAATATAAGAAAATCAAAAAGAAAAATAGAAAAAAAAGCATATCAATTTTTATACTTCTTATTGCTCTTTGTTTTATGGTTTCATTATCAATATTATTTATAAAATATAAGGCTCCTGAAATTCTCACTAGAAAAAATAGTGCAAAACCTAAAGATAGATTAAATATATTACTTGCAGCTTCTAATCCTCTATATGAGCCATGCCAATGTGAGAAATTATTTGTATCCACACTAAAGCTTGAACCAGAAAAAAAAGTAGCTATTGCAATTCCTAATAAAATCACACCTACACTTCCATTTATAAAAAGGAACAACTCATAAACTTTTTGCCCTAAAAAATTATTAGCTTTTTTTCTAAATTCATAACTTACCGCTTGAATAATAAAACAAAATAAAATTGCCATCCATACCCAATACGCTCCACCAAAACTTGTAGAATAAAATAAAGGAAAAGCAGCAAAAAGTGCTCCACCAAAAAGTACTAATGTAGTAAAACCTAATTCCCATTTTCTACCAAGAGAATTTATAAGCATAGTTTTTAACGTCTCATCACCCTTTGATAATCTCCCCAATAGTGTTTGACCACCTTGAACAAACATAATAAAAGCAAATAAGCCACCTAAAAGTGAAATTATTATCCACCAATACTGTTGTAATTGAAGTAAAGTAAGATTTTCAAACATATTAATGTCCTCCCTCAAAACCAAGAGATATTTGTTTAAGCATAATCTTTATCTCAGCTACAAGAAGCAATGTAAATAAAACAGCAAACAGAAAAAAGGTTGCTTGTACACTTGTAGATGAGATATCAGTAACAGCAATTCCAACTGGCATCAAATTTTGTATAGCCCAAGGTTGTCTACCAACTTCAGCAACTATCCAGCCTGCTTCACTTGCAATATATCCTAAAGGAATAGAGACTATTGAAAATATTAAAAGAAGTTTATATTTTGATATCTCTCTTTTTATACTAAAAAATAAAATCAAAACAAAAAGAAGGAAAAACCATGTTCCAAGAGCTACCATTGTATGAAAAGAATAAAATGTAATTGCAACAGGAGGAACAACATCTTCTGGTTTTTTCAAATGTCCATACCCAAAGTATTTCATGTTTTTTTCTAAAATAGACTTACTTGTTAGCTGACTTACCATATCACCACTTTTTTTTGCTTCTTTGTACTCTTTTAGAGCATCAATTGCAATTTTTCCTTTTAGCATTTTTGACTTAACAGATTCGATACCATATTTTTCATTTCCATAAACCAAATCTTTTAAACCAGGAACAAAAGAATCTATATCATGAAAAGCCAAAAAAGAAAGGGCATAAGGAGCATTGATTTCAAATAAATAACTCTCTTCATCATTATTTAAATTCTTCTTAGGATTTAAAATACCAATACCTGTTATTCCAGCTTTCTCTTTACCCTCATATAAACCTTCCATTGCTGCTAATTTTACAGGTTGTTTTAAAGCAACTTGGTGGGCTGATTCATCTCCCGTTAATAAAATAAATATTGAAGTGATTAGTCCAAAAGTAGCACCAACTATCATTGATTTTTTTGCAAATTTGGTTTCTCTTTTTTTCAATAAAAACCAAGCAGATACTCCTACTACAAATAAAGAAGCCATAATATAACCACTTGAAATTGTGTGTAAAAATTTTGTTATGGCAACTGGAGATAAAATCACATCCCAAAAATTATTCATCTCATTTCTAACTGTATCTGGATTAAATTTTACTCCAACAGGATATTGCATCCAACCATTTGCTACTAAAATCCACAAAGCACTTAAATTTGAACCAATGGCTACAAGCCAAGTTGAAAGAAGATGAAATTTTTTACTTACCTTATCCCAACCAAAAAACATAACAGCAAAAAAAGTTGACTCCATAAAAAATGCCAAAAGTCCTTCTATTGCTAAAGGAGCGCCAAAAATATCTCCAACAAACCACGAATAATTTGCCCAATTAGTTCCAAATTCAAACTCCATAATAAGACCAGTTGCAACCCCTATAGCAAAGTTTATAGCAAATAATCCCATCCAGAATTTTGTTGTTTTTTTCCAAAATTCATCGCCAGTTTTTACATAAATAGTTTCCATAAAAGCTATGATAAATCCTAATCCTAAAGTTAATGGAACAAAAAGCCAATGATAAATAGCGGTTAATGCAAATTGAGCCCTAGACCAATCTACTAAATGTGCTTCCATATTTAGTCCTTTGTGATATTTTTATATACAAAATTTATTTTTTCTTTAGTGGTTTTATATTCACTATTTAATGATTTGTCATAAATATAAAAATTTAGAAGAGTTATAATTACAATTAATTTTATAATTATGATTTTCCATAAAGTTTTACCTATAGTTAGACTTTTAAAGCCATCAATATAAAATTTGAAGATTCTTAAATAATTGTACATTTCTTGATTCTTTAATAATTTAAACTTATTATTTTTTTGTAAGTATACAACTTAAATATTAATTTATTATAAATAATATTATTATCTAAGCTTATAATAAAAGAGAAAATATGCTATAAAATTTTATTTATTCACATGTCAAATTACTATTTTTATACCTTTAATACCTATTTTATAATATAATATATAAAATTATAAAAGTCTTGAAATGAAATTATCTAACTTAATCTTAAAAGCCATTTTTTACACAGCTATAATATCTACATTTCTTGCATTTACAATTAGTACATTTTTTGAATACAAAAATTTCTTAAAAGAAAGTGAACAAATTAGAAGTGATTTTATTAATCAAAAGAAAAATGAAATAAAGCGTGAAGTAAATAAGATGTATGACTATATATCATATAATGAAAAAAATATTAAAATAAAAACAAAAGAGAAATTAAGAAATAGAGTTAATGATGCTTATTTAATTGCTTACAAGATATATAATAAATACAAAAATACAAAAAATGAAAAAGAGATTCAATATCTTATAATAACTTCACTTGAGAATATTACTTATGAATCAGATACATACTTTTTTATTAATTCAAATCAAGGCCGAGCAATACTTTTTAATAAAAAATCTTATTTAGAAGATAATAAAGATATTTGGAATTTAAAAGATGAAAAAGGAAATTATTTTATCCAAAAACAAAGTAATATCGCTTTAAATAAAAAAGAGGGTTTTGTTGATAACTATTTTATCAAACCCAATACTGATGATAATAAATCATATGATAAATTGTCCTTTATTAAACTATTTGAACCATATAATTGGCATATAGGAATGGGGTTTTATATCGATGACCTTACTAAGGAGAGTAAAAATGAAGTATTAAAATATATTGCTTCAATTAGATATGGTAAAGATGGATATTTTTTCATTAACACTTTAGATAAAAAAGCACTAATTCACGATGGAAAAGAAGCCATTCCACCTATAGAATATCCAAATGAATCCCTGTTTAAAAAGCAACTAGAGGCATTAAAGAATCCTGATGGTGGATTTTTCTTTTATAAATTTAAAAAATTGAACTCTGCTGATGAAAAGTATGAAAAACTAGCATTTGTAAAAGAGTATGCAAAATGGAGATGGATTATTGGTACAGGTTCATATATGGATGAACTTGATAATGAATTATTAAAAAAACAAAATCAATTGAAAAATGCAATTTTTACAAAATCGAGTATTATTCTTTTAATATTTGTTTTTTTATTTATTCTTATTTACTTTGTATCTAAAAGAATAACCTCTTTTATTGAATCAAATATAATAAATTTAATTTCGCTTTTTAATTCAGCTTCTTCAAATCTGAAAAAAATAAATTTAGATAAATTTTCTTTTACAGAGTTTAGAACTATTGCAAAAAAACTAAACAAAACATTGAAACTTAGAAATAAAGCAGAAAAAAGAGTTCGAGACCTTTTAGAAATTGTTAATAAAAATGTAATCATATCAACTACAGATGCTAAAGGTAAAATAACAAGTGCTAATGATTCATTTTGTAAAATATCTGGGTATGCAGAAGAAGAGTTAATAGGTAAATCACATAATATAGTTCGTCACCCTGGTATTCCAAAAGAGACTTATAAACAGATGTGGAAAGCTTTATTAAATGGTAATATTTGGGAAGGTGAATTAAAAAATAAAAATAAAAATGGTGAAATATATTGGGTAAAAATAACTATTTATCCAACTTATCATAAAGGGAAAATAAAAGGTTATACAGGAATAAAACAAAATATAACAGATAAAAAGAGAGTTGAATATCTATCAATAACAGATGAGCTAACACAAACATACAACAGAAGATACTTTAATACAAAAATTGAAGAAGAAATAAACAGAGCAAAAAGAAATAACTATTTTCTTGCTTTTATTATGTTAGATATTGATTACTTTAAACTTTATAATGACACGTATGGACATCAAAAAGGAGATGAAGCGCTTGTAAAAGTTTCTGAAATATTAATTAAAAATACTGCAAGAGCAAGTGATTTTGCATTTAGATTAGGAGGAGAAGAGTTTGGGATTCTTTTCTCATATAAAAATGAAGAAGAATCCTTAGCATATGCAAATTCAATTAAAAATGAAATTGAAGCTTTAAGAATTGAACATAAAGCGAATAAAATAAGTCCTTACTTAACTATTTCAATTGGATTAGTTGTTACAAAAGGAGAAAAACTTCAAAGTGCTGATAGTGTTTATAAATTAGTCGATGAAGCACTTTATAAAGCAAAAGAAACTGGTAGAAATAAGGTATGTATAAGTATTTAAGAATTATTTTCTTAAATACTTTAAAGCCGTGGCAATAATATCATCATCATCTTTACTTGGAGATTTGATTGTCTCTTTTGTATCATCATTTTTAGTGAAAGTTACATTCATCTCGTAACTTGATACCGTTTTTATCTCTTTTTGTAAAGCTAAAACTTTTATCATAATTAGTTCTAAAAACTGTTTTGTTGGAGTATCTGGTTTCCCAAATCTATCTTCCATCTCTTCTTCAATTTCATAAATAGCTTCTTTTGATTTTGCTTTTCCAAGTCGTCTATAAAGTTCAAGTCTTACTCTATCTTCTACTATGTAATCACTTGAAATAAACGCAGAAATAGCAAGTTTTATATCTACTATTTGACTCTCTTCTTTTGATTCTCCACTAAGTGTTGCTAAGGTATCTTCTAACATCTTAAGATATAGCCCATAACCTATTTGTTTGATATGTCCACTTTGAGCTTCACCTATGATATTACCACCACCTCTTATTTCTAAGTCTTGGTGAGCTAAGGCTGTTCCACTTCCTAAGTATGAGTTCGACTCTAAAGCCAATAATCTTTTTATGGCATCACTTGTGATTTTTTTCTTATCTTCCACTATAAAATAACAAAAACCTTCTTTATGCCCTCGCCCTACTCTTCCTCTTAGTTGATGTAAATCTGCTATTCCAAATCTATCTGCACCATCAATTATCATAGAGTTTGCATTTGGCAAGTGAAGTCCTGATTCTACTATTGAAGTTGCAAGTAAAATATCAAATTTACCATCGTTGAAATCTTCGATTAATTTTTCAGCTTTTACTTGTGTAATTTTTGAGTGAATCATCTCAATTTTTATATTTGGAATAAGATCTTCCATATCTGCTTTTTTTGCTTCCATTGAGGCAATATTATTATGCACATAAAAAAGCTGTCCACCTCTTCTTTTTTCCCTTAAAACTATCTCTTTTATAAGTTTTTCATCAAACTCTTTTACATAAGATCTAACACCTAATCTCTCAGTTGGAGGAGTTAAAAGTGAACTCATACCTTTTAGTTTTGACAAGGCTAAGTTTAGAGTTCGTGGAATTGGAGTTGCACTCATTGAAAAAATATGAACATCTTCTCTTAGTTCTTTTAATTTCTCTTTTTGTTTTACACCAAACTTGTGTTCTTCATCAATCACAACCAAAGCTAAATCTTTTGTTTTAATATCAAGTAAAGAGTGAGTTCCAACTACTAAATCTATATCTCCACTTTCTAATGCTTTTTTAACATAAGTTTTTTCTTTTGCAGTTGTTTTTCCATCAAGTTGAGCCATTCTTATCCCAAATCCATCAAACCTTTTTTTCATACTATGAAAATGTTGAGAAGCCAACAAAGTAGTAGGACATACAAAAAGAGCTTGATATCCATCTAAGATAACTGCTAAAAGTGCATTCATCGCAACTTCTGTTTTACCAAAACCAACATCACCAGAAAGTAATCTATCCATCACTTTTCCACTACTTAAATCATCAAAGAGTTCATTTATACTTCTTTTTTGATCTTTAGTATAATCAAAACCGGCACTAGTGCTAAAATCTTTTAATATCTTTTTATCACAATTTATTTTTATGCCATTTACAAGTTCTCTTGCAGCTGCTAATTTTATAATATCATTTGCAATTGCAAAAAGTCTATCTTTTACTTTATCTTTTAGTTTTGCAAAACTTCCCTTACCAAGTGTATCAACAACAGCATAAGAACTACCATCTGCCACATACCTATCTATTAAATCTATATTTTCAACTGGTATTAAAAGTTTATCTTCATTTGCATATGCAACTATTACAAAATCTCTTTTTGCACCCATTACAACAACAGGTTCTATTCCTTTATACTGTCCAATACCATGTTGTTCATGAACTACATAGTCATTTACAAGAAGTTCATCAAGTACAAGCTTAATTTTCTTTTTTCTTTTTTTCTTTATCTCTTTGTTAAGTGATATAATGACCTCATCATCACTTACTAAATTTATAATATATGGTTCAAAAACATACTTGATATTTTTATCACTTAGTTCTAAATCAAAGCTTTTTACCTTAGCTTCAGTACTTGAAATGATTATATGTTTTTTACCTTCATGAAAACTCAAAAACTCTTTTATATTTGCAGGTTCTATTTTTTGGTATTTTTTCGCTTTTGGTATTTTCGGTAGAGTTAAAAACTTCTCTTTATCGATTCTTTTTGCTTCAAAGATATATGCTTCATCAAGTTCATCAAGGGCAGTATAAGTAATATATGAAGTAAACTTAGAAGGCAAATACTCTCCCAAATCATCCAAATACCAAAACCCTAAAGAGTGAATATCTTTTATAAAAGCATCACTTTGTACAGTTTCAAGCTCTTCATTTATCCTATTTATCTCTTCTTCATTCAAAGCTAAAAATGCAGGAGTAATATTAAAAAAGTCTATCTCTTCTTTTGATGATTTTTGATCTTCAATATCAAACTCTCTGATACTTTCAACCTCATCATCAAACAAACTTACTCTAAAACCTTTATTTGCTCCTAAAGGACAAATATCAAGTATATCACCTCGAAGAGAGACTTCTCCCTCACTTGTAACAATATCTACAAAATAATATCCCCAATTGTAAAGTTTATCTTTTAATTTATCCAAATCAATAGTTGAAGCAAACTCTATTTTAAAAGAGTCAAAACACTTCTCAACTGGCATTTTATATGAAGCTGTTCGTAAGGGTACAACTAGAACTTTATTCTCTTTCTTATAAGAGTAAAACTCATTTAAAGTTTTTGTGATATTTTGTAATTCTTCTGAAAAAGAGAGTAAGTCATCTCCAAAATTTGCTCTAAAATCAGCTAATACAAAAGGTTTTTTTTGATTATAAGATAATACATCAGAGGCTTCTTGTGCCTCTTTATCATCACTTACTATTAAAAGTTTACATTCATTTTTCTCTTTAAAAAATTCAAATAAGCCGTTCAATACTACTTAACCTCTTCAAAATCATTTGTAGTTTTGTCATAAGTATATGGAGGGTATGGTGTTTCATTAAGTAAAAAAACCATATTACAAGAGTCAAACTCGGTTTTTTGTAAACCTTTTTTAAATACTTCTAAAATATATGCTTTTGTAGAAAATGTTGTTGTACTTGAAATCCCAGTATAAACAAACTCTTCCTCTGGAACTATTTTAAATCCCTCTTTTTTTAAGTGCTTTTCAAACTTCTCTTTATCTTTTAAATTTTCTACTTCTAATATAACTACTAATTCAATATTTTCCAATTTATCTCCTAAAGGTACTACTTTAAAATAATTCATACTATTTTTTTTAAAAAGTATTGTATTTAAATAAGCATTAATTTGAGGTTTAAAATTTAAAACAAGGGAAGAATAAAACTTCCTTTTATAATTATTCTTTTAAATTTTAAATATAATTATAATTATGCATATATTTTTTATATATATTAAATTAAACTTATTAAAAGGAATCTACAATGAGGAAAAAATCTAGTTTTGGAAAGAAACTCCTAATAAAAATACTTGGAACCGTTTTTGTTGTTTTAACTCTTGCTTCACTTGCAATTGTTAACTTTTCTTATAAAGCTGCACAAAAAGATGCAGAAGCATTTAGAGAAACATTTGCTTCAAAAAATGCAATTGAAATTAAAAGCGAACTTGATACAGCAATTTCTGTTGCACAAGCTTTTGCCGCTAGAATAGAATCATCTGCAGTTAATAATACACAAATAGACAAAGATGAAATAATTTCTTTGCAAAAATCTATTTTAAATGAAAATAAAACTATTAATAGCATTTGGTATAGTCCTAAATATGGAGAAAAACTAACTCCTAAAATAGAAAATCCCCAAGCTGGAACTGTATATGATAAGCTTGGAATTTTTCATCCATTTACTTCAAAATCAAAAAATGGAATAGTAGTTGCTTCAGGTGCTCCTTATGATGAATCAAAAGGATGGATTAAAGGACCTAAAGATGCTGGTAAGCCTTTTATAACAGCACCATACTATTGGAAAATTGATGGAGTTGAAGAATTATTTATAACAGTTGGTATTCCTATGTATAAAGATGGAGAATTTATTGGTTCTGCTGGAATTGATTTTCTTTTAAAAGGTTTATCAGACTTAGCTTCTCGTGTCAAATTATATGAAAATGGATATGGTTTTATTGTTGATAATAATGGAATAATAATAGGGCATCCAAAAGAAGAAGTTCAAAATAAGAAACTACTTGATATTGTCAAAAATGATAAAGATTATGTAGAGATGCTTGAAAAGAGTAAAAAAGGAGAGAATTATTTCTTCTTTAAAGATTCATTTATCACTGGGCAAACATCGGTTTATTATTCTCAACCATTTAATGTGAAAGATACAGGTACAAATTGGACTTTTGTTATCTCTGCTCCAAAAGAAGAGTACCTTGCAAATGCTAATTTTATTAGAAATATATCAATCATATCTTCGCTAATAAGTCTAATTATAATTGCAATAATTATTCTACTTTCAATTAAACAATTAAATATTTACCTTAAAAAAATATCATTTGGCTTAGAAAGTTTTTTTGAATTCTTAAATACAAAAAAATCTGCAACAAAAGAGATTGATATAAATACGACATGTGAATTTGGAAGAATGGCTCACTCTATTAACGAAAATGTAGAAAAAATAAAAACATCTACACAACAAGATATGGCTCTAATTGATGATGTTAAAGGTATCGCAAGTACTATTACTCAAGGAAAATTTGATAGTAGAGTAACAAAAATAACTTCTACTGATTCATTAAATGAATTAAAAGATATTTTAAATCATATGTTAGAACAATTGGAAAATCAAGTTGGTAAAGATATAAATAAAATTATTCATACCCTAGAGAGTTATTCAAATAGAGATTTTACGATAAAACTTGGAGCTAATTCTGGTAAGATAGGTAAAGAAATTATTCACATGAATGAAATGATTACAAAAATGTTACAAGATAGTCAAGAAGATGGTGTTTCTTTAAAACAAAGTGCTGATAATCTATCAAATAGTGTTAGAACAATTAGTAGCAATGCAACTAAACAAGCTGCGTCATTAGAAGAAACAGCTGCTTCAATTGAAGAAATTACAAGTAATATTGAACAAACAAATATTAAAGCACAACAGATGCATTCAATATCAAATGAGACAAAAGATTCAGCTACTAAAGGTAAACAATTAGCAACAGATACAGCAACTTCCATGGATGATATAAATAATACAGTGCTAAATATAAGTGAAGCTATAACTATGATTGATCAAATAGCATTTCAAACAAATATTTTATCTCTAAATGCAGCAGTTGAAGCTGCAACTGCAGGAGAAGCTGGAAAAGGTTTTGCAGTTGTTGCACAAGAAGTGAGAAACTTAGCTTCAAGAAGTGCAGAAGTTGCAAAAGATATAAAAAATTTAGTTGAAACTGCTACAGAAAAAGCTAATAATGGTAAAAATATTAGTTCTAATATGATTGAAGGATTTACTACTTTAGAAAATAGAATTATAGAAACGAGTAACTTAATCAATGATGTTGCAGCAGCGGCAAACGAACAAAACTTAGGAATACAACAAATTGCAGATGCAGTTAATATGTTAGACAAAGTTACACAAGAAAATGCAGCTATTGCAGAAGAAACAAATGATATTGCAAAGAAAACTAAAGAGATATCTGACAATGTTGTTATAGGAGTAAATAAAAATAATTTTAATGGTAAGAATTTAGCTTAATATTTATTCTAAATTTTTACAGTAAGCTTATGTGAAAAACACTTATAAAAAAGTGTTATTCACATTTATATAAATACTACCTTACTGTAGTTGAAACTAATCCAATAAGACCGCCAAAGACTCCACCCCAAACAACTAACCAGCCAAGGTGCTCTTTAATCATCTTTTGAACAATCTCTTTAACCATCACAGGAGTTAATTCTTCTAGTCTACTATTTACTATTAAGCTAACCTTCTCATAAATGTCATCACTGATATTTGATGTGCCTAAACTTTCGTGTAAAGAGTTTTGAAAAGATTCATTCTTTGAAATAGTAACAATGGCACCTTTTAGTTTCCCTACAAAAGGCTCTTTTAAAGGCTCTAAAGCAGACTCTCCTCCAAATATTCCTAACATATTTCCAAATGGAGATTCTAAAACTGCTTGTTTTAGTGAGTCAAAAGCTGGTGTAAAATTTGTTTTTTCTAATATTGGAGATAAGTCAAAATTTGATTTTTTTGAAGTAAGCTCTTCTTCAAAGAATTTTTGCAAATTTTCTTTTGTAAAGAATTGTTCCATTATTAAAGAATGAATTCCTTTTTTGAACTCTTCAAATCTATTTTCAACGACACCAGAACCATATAAAAAAGGAACTTTTTCAAAAAGCATATGAATTGCTAGAGCATTTGTTATAGCTCCACTTAAAGCAAAAAGTCCCACCATAAAAAGCATATCTTGTTTTAAAACAAAACCTAAAATAACTACCAATAAAGATAATAAATTTGTAACTAATGATTTGTTCAAAAACCTCTCCTTTAACTTTTTTGTGGAGTTTACCATAAACAAACAAAAGAAAAAAGAAAAAAAAGAGTAACCATCATGTAATCATTTAAATATAAAATATCAAATAACAAAAGGACACAAATGGTTAATGTAAAAAAAGAGATAAAGAAAAAATTTCCAAAGCTTGATTTAGAATCATCTTTTATAAATAAATCTTTAATTTCACTTGCAAAAAAAGTAGTACATGAAGACTCTATTAATGAGTTTTTACAAACAAATGCCCACAAAAAAGGTTTTGAATTTGTAGATGCTGTTTTAGATAATTTTGATTTTGACTATACTGTTTCTAGTAATGATATACAAAATATACCAAGTTCTGGGAAAGTGGTAATCATAGCAAATCATCCTTTAGGGGGATTAGATGCTTTATGTTTATTGAAACTTGTAGGAAAAGTTAGAAAAGATGTAAAGATTGTTGCAAATGATTTTTTAGCGGGAATTGAAGCACTTAGTTCTTTATTTGTACCAATTGATAATTATAAAAGAAGACAAAGTAAAAAAGATATCAAAGCTATCTATGATGCACTAAATAATGATGAAGCTATCATAATCTTTCCAGCAGGTGAAGTTAGCCGAGCAACACCAAAAGGAATAAAAGATCCAGTATGGAGTAAAGGTTTTTTAAGTTTTGCACAACATTGTAATGCACCGATTTTACCAATATTAGTTGATGGTAAAAACTCTAAAATATTTTATACAATTTCTATCTTGAATAAGACATTTTCAACTCTGCTTTTATCCCATGAAATGTTTAAAAAAAAATCAAAAAGAATAAGTATAAAAATTGGTGAGATTATTCCAACAGAAAATATTATGCCAAAAGGAATAGATAAAAAATATCTTTTAACTTTATACAAAAAACACTTATATGCACTAAGAAAAGGTAAAAGATCTTTTTTTGTAACTCAAAAGGCAATTGCTCACCCTGAGAGTAGACAAGACATCATGAATGAATTAAAAAATTCAAAGATTATTGGGGAAACTTCAGATGGTAAGGTTATATATTTATATAACTATACTGATGATTCAATTGTCTTAA
It encodes:
- a CDS encoding DEAD/DEAH box helicase, producing the protein MNGLFEFFKEKNECKLLIVSDDKEAQEASDVLSYNQKKPFVLADFRANFGDDLLSFSEELQNITKTLNEFYSYKKENKVLVVPLRTASYKMPVEKCFDSFKIEFASTIDLDKLKDKLYNWGYYFVDIVTSEGEVSLRGDILDICPLGANKGFRVSLFDDEVESIREFDIEDQKSSKEEIDFFNITPAFLALNEEEINRINEELETVQSDAFIKDIHSLGFWYLDDLGEYLPSKFTSYITYTALDELDEAYIFEAKRIDKEKFLTLPKIPKAKKYQKIEPANIKEFLSFHEGKKHIIISSTEAKVKSFDLELSDKNIKYVFEPYIINLVSDDEVIISLNKEIKKKRKKKIKLVLDELLVNDYVVHEQHGIGQYKGIEPVVVMGAKRDFVIVAYANEDKLLIPVENIDLIDRYVADGSSYAVVDTLGKGSFAKLKDKVKDRLFAIANDIIKLAAARELVNGIKINCDKKILKDFSTSAGFDYTKDQKRSINELFDDLSSGKVMDRLLSGDVGFGKTEVAMNALLAVILDGYQALFVCPTTLLASQHFHSMKKRFDGFGIRMAQLDGKTTAKEKTYVKKALESGDIDLVVGTHSLLDIKTKDLALVVIDEEHKFGVKQKEKLKELREDVHIFSMSATPIPRTLNLALSKLKGMSSLLTPPTERLGVRSYVKEFDEKLIKEIVLREKRRGGQLFYVHNNIASMEAKKADMEDLIPNIKIEMIHSKITQVKAEKLIEDFNDGKFDILLATSIVESGLHLPNANSMIIDGADRFGIADLHQLRGRVGRGHKEGFCYFIVEDKKKITSDAIKRLLALESNSYLGSGTALAHQDLEIRGGGNIIGEAQSGHIKQIGYGLYLKMLEDTLATLSGESKEESQIVDIKLAISAFISSDYIVEDRVRLELYRRLGKAKSKEAIYEIEEEMEDRFGKPDTPTKQFLELIMIKVLALQKEIKTVSSYEMNVTFTKNDDTKETIKSPSKDDDDIIATALKYLRK
- a CDS encoding methyl-accepting chemotaxis protein, which translates into the protein MRKKSSFGKKLLIKILGTVFVVLTLASLAIVNFSYKAAQKDAEAFRETFASKNAIEIKSELDTAISVAQAFAARIESSAVNNTQIDKDEIISLQKSILNENKTINSIWYSPKYGEKLTPKIENPQAGTVYDKLGIFHPFTSKSKNGIVVASGAPYDESKGWIKGPKDAGKPFITAPYYWKIDGVEELFITVGIPMYKDGEFIGSAGIDFLLKGLSDLASRVKLYENGYGFIVDNNGIIIGHPKEEVQNKKLLDIVKNDKDYVEMLEKSKKGENYFFFKDSFITGQTSVYYSQPFNVKDTGTNWTFVISAPKEEYLANANFIRNISIISSLISLIIIAIIILLSIKQLNIYLKKISFGLESFFEFLNTKKSATKEIDINTTCEFGRMAHSINENVEKIKTSTQQDMALIDDVKGIASTITQGKFDSRVTKITSTDSLNELKDILNHMLEQLENQVGKDINKIIHTLESYSNRDFTIKLGANSGKIGKEIIHMNEMITKMLQDSQEDGVSLKQSADNLSNSVRTISSNATKQAASLEETAASIEEITSNIEQTNIKAQQMHSISNETKDSATKGKQLATDTATSMDDINNTVLNISEAITMIDQIAFQTNILSLNAAVEAATAGEAGKGFAVVAQEVRNLASRSAEVAKDIKNLVETATEKANNGKNISSNMIEGFTTLENRIIETSNLINDVAAAANEQNLGIQQIADAVNMLDKVTQENAAIAEETNDIAKKTKEISDNVVIGVNKNNFNGKNLA
- a CDS encoding DUF445 domain-containing protein encodes the protein MNKSLVTNLLSLLVVILGFVLKQDMLFMVGLFALSGAITNALAIHMLFEKVPFLYGSGVVENRFEEFKKGIHSLIMEQFFTKENLQKFFEEELTSKKSNFDLSPILEKTNFTPAFDSLKQAVLESPFGNMLGIFGGESALEPLKEPFVGKLKGAIVTISKNESFQNSLHESLGTSNISDDIYEKVSLIVNSRLEELTPVMVKEIVQKMIKEHLGWLVVWGGVFGGLIGLVSTTVR